From Fulvivirga lutea:
GATTTTGATTTCGCAGACCACTACCGTAGAATCAGCACTTTCGAGTGGTTTGTACACTTTTGTCTCAAGCCATGCATCATTAATTTCGAATGTACCAATACCATCCATCTTGCCTTGGTAATGGTACTCCATTTCCAATGTTTTAAGGATTATTCTATACTTTTTAGGATCCAGCCTCGAGATCATTAAAAACCCCGTAGAAAACTCAGAAAGAGTAGCTAATGCACATGCATGCAATCCCTTGATGTGATTGAAATTTAAATATTTATAAGGAAGCTTCGTACGAATTTTTGTGTCCGATATTTCCACAACTTTAAATCCATGTGGCTTATTAAACGGAATCATTCGAGTGAGCCCGAAGTTCAGTAGCCATAAATAGAAGGATGAGGTTTTAGCTTTCTGAACAATCTTGGTAGTATTCATAGGTTGAGTTTTAAGAGTGAAAAGATAGTGAATACTGCCGAATTTTGAATGAATATTGGCAAATCATTGCCAATTTAGCCGAATGATTAGTTATTGGGAAAAGGAATCATTTATTGAGTACGATGCCGTAATAATAGGGAGCGGAATTGTTGGTTTATCAACGGCTATTTCTTTGAAGGAAAAATCGCCAAACCTATCTATCCTGGTTTTGGAAAGAGGGTTGCTCCCAACAGGTGCCAGTACAAAAAATGCTGGGTTTGCCTGTTTCGGCAGTCTTACCGAGCTAATCAACGACCTTAATACTATTGGAGAATCAGGAACTTTAGAATTAGTGAATGAACGCTGGGAAGGGTTGAAGAAGCTTCGGTCACGCATAGGTGATGAGAATTTTGATTACTACAACAATGGCGGCTATGAACTTATCAGGGAAAAGGAAATGAAGTACCTTGATAAAATTGAAGAGGTAAATGAACTGCTTTCATTACTTTTCGATAAACCTGTTTTTCAATTATCAGAAAGCAAAATCAAGGAATTTGGTTTCAATGAAAGTGATATAAAATCAATGATTTTTAACCAGTATGAAGGTCAAATTCATACAGGAAAAATGATGAGCCAGCTGATTAAAATAGCTCAAAAGTTAGGTGTCTCTATTTGGACAGGTGCTGAAGTACAGAACATTATTGATTCTGGCGATCAGGTTGAAATCGATGTGAAGAATAATACCAATAATCTAACTCTAAAAGCAGGCAAAGTGGCCGTGTGCACTAATGCTTTTACCAATAAACTCATCAACAACCTGGATATTGCACCCGGAAGAGGTATTGTATTGGTAACAAAACCAATTAAAGACCTACCCTTCCAGGGGGTTTTTCATATTGATGAGGGTTATTACTATTTCCGTAACGAAGGCAAGCGAGTAATTTTTGGTGGAGGCAGAAATATGGATTTTAAAAGCGAGACAACCACCAGCCTTGAAATCAACCAGCAAATTGAACAGGAACTTAGAAGACAGCTCAAAGAAATTATTTTACCAAACCATCATTTTGAAGTGGAGCATACCTGGGCTGGCATTATGGCCTTTGGCGAGAACAAGGTGCCAATCTTTAAAGAGTACACAAAAAACATTCATTTGGGAGTACGTTTAGGTGGAATGGGCGTAGCCATTGGCAGTCAGATGGGTGAAAAACTAGCTCAAAAGATGCTTTAAAAGACCTGTATTTCATATCTTCGGAGCTTTAACAGAAACGTGTTGATGGACAAAAATCATAAAGTACCCTCGCTGGGTCTCTCTTTACTTCCTATTTTATTTCTGGTTGTTCTACTGGCTTCAAATGTTTACATATTTAGTGATGATGCCTCTTATGGGCCTAATCAGATGGGGCTCATATTTGCCGCCACCTTTGCTGGAATACTTTCAATCCGCCTAAACTACCGCTGGGAAGAAATTTTAGATGGTATTGTAAAAAGCATTAGCTCAGCCATGTCGGCCATACTTATACTTTTGATGATTGGTTCGTTAGCAGGAACCTGGCTGATCAGCGGAGTGGTACCCGCCATGATTTATTATGGATTAGAGATATTAAACCCTTCCATCTTTTTGTTTGCTGCATGTGTTTCTAGTGCCGTTGTTTCATTAGCTACCGGAAGCTCATGGTCTACTGCCGCAACAATGGGTATTGCGTTAATGGGTATAGGACAAGCACTTGGACTGAGTGAAGGTATGATTGCCGGAGCGATTATTTCAGGTGCTTATTTTGGTGATAAAATGTCTCCACTTTCAGATACTACCAACCTGGCACCAGCTATGGCAGGTACGGATCTATTTACTCACATTCGGTACATGGCACTTACTACAGGGCCATCAATTATTATTACACTTATCATCTTTTTAGGCCTTGGGTTTACAGCTGATGGAAACTCATCATTAGGTACTGTGAATGAAGTACAACAGGCCATCGCATCTAAATTTGAGATTAATCTATTCCTATTCATTGTACCGGCATTAGTTATCTTTTTGATCATTAAAAAAATGCCTGCCCTGCCAGCACTCCTTTTAGGAACTGTTCTGGCTGCTGTTTTCGCTGTTATTTTTCAACCTCAAATAATTTCTGAATTAGCAGGTGGTGGAGACTACGGATTGGCAAGTGGTTATGAAGTGGTGATGCGAGCTATGTTTACAGAAATAAATATCGCTACTGGCAATGGAATGGTAGATGAACTTCTTACATCATCAGGCATGGAAGGCATGCTTTCTACTGTATGGTTGATAGTATGTGCTATGATCTTTGGTGGTATTATGGAAAGCAACGGCATGCTACGAAAAATTGCCGATTCAATCATTAAAGTGGCTCATTCCACAGGTTCATTAGTAGCTGCCACGGCAGGAACTTGTATTACTTTCAACCTTACCGCTTCCGATCAATACATAGCCATTGTAGTGCCTGGTAGAATGTTTAGACAAGAATATTCTGATCGTGGCTTAGCTCCTGAAAACCTTTCACGGACATTGGAAGACTCAGGAACTGTTACCTCGGTACTTATCCCATGGAACACCTGCGGTGCGTATCAATCATCGGTATTAGGCTGTTCGCCTTATGCCTTTGCGCCTTACTGTTTCTTTAATATCATCAGTCCGTTTATGACGATTTTATTCGCTTATGCAAACATTAAAATAAAACGAATAGAGAAGGAAGATTAAGATGTTTGCGGCTACTATTAACAACGATGAAATTAATGAGCTTGAACTTGAGCGATTCGAGGGCAACATTACCGTTGTAGAAGATGTTGAGGCACTGAAGAAAGTAGTGGCCATACTTCAAAAAGAAAGTGCGTTAGGGTTTGATACAGAGAGCAAACCTGCCTTTAAGAAGGGCGAATACAATCACATTTCACTATTGCAGTTTTCTACAGAAAATGAAGCCTATCTTATTAGAGTGAATAAAACGGGCATAACTCCTGAGTTGAAAAGGTTGCTGGAGTCTGAAAAGATTACCAAAGTAGGTGTGGCGTTAAGAGATGATATTAAAGATTTAAGAAAACTGAGCCCAATGAATCCAAAAGGTTTTGCCGAATTAAACCACCTGGTAAAAGAAATTGGCATTGAAAGTAACGGACTGCGAAAACTTACTGCCATCATACTTGGTTTTAGAATTTCGAAAAACGCCCAGGTTTCTAACTGGGAAAAAGAAGAACTCACCGAAAAGCAAATCTACTACGCAGCCACAGATGCTTGGGTATGTATTAAAATGTATAACAAGCTGGTGAAGCAGGGGTGGTTGGAGGCCGTTTCTAAATAGTCAACTGGTAATTAAGTGTTATCTTGGTAATAAAATATAACAGACACTCGGTGTCTGTTATATCAAGATTTTTGGATATAACAAACATTAATGTTTGTTATGGAGTTGTTAGAGCACACTATTGGAATGAACTTAGGAAAATATATCATATTAATAACAGGCCTACTATTAACATCATTTTCCTGCTCAACGGTCAATCCTGTCATCTTCAAGGTATACAAAAATAAATCTGTGGATCGTGACGGAAAGTTTACTTTCAAGTCAAAGGAAAAATTGACTCTATATTCGGACTCAACCTATCTTCAATGGTACAAACACAGTGATGGAGAATGTGGACTCAGTATGAATGAAACCGGTCAATATCAAATTGCAGGAGACACATTAATTCTAATTCCAGAAGTTGAGGTAATGAACTTCGACACGAAGTATATTATGCTGAATAATCAACTTTACTACCTAGACCATATGGACAAGGATGGATCGAGAGAACCTGCCTTTAAATAAATAGAAAAGGCGTGCTCTAACATACTTTAAGAGCATATTTGGACTTCACCGTGCGAAGTCCTAAATGCTCTGGCGCGGCTGGCCCACACGTTTAGGGTTAGCATTTCACATCCACTTTCATCTCTTAACTTGTGGACAATATATAAGGACGGGGTGTTCCAAGCTGCTTGTATCTCGACTAGGTTCTAAACCCAAATTCTAAGACATTTTCAAAGTAACATAGAGTAGCTAACTTTCAGGTGGTAGCCAATATAAAGCCTCAGTAGAATGATGAAAATAGGCATCATGGCTGAAGAACTTTCACCCACCTAACAGGGGAAGTTAGATGGAATCGTGTTAGTTTTATGCCCTGTAAAGCAAGTAAACAAACGCGCCTTACAGGGGCGTTGTGCTTTATGCCTTATAAACGAAAGTAATTTTTTACTATTTTAACCTTTGATTAAATTTCAAGTGTAACTTTTGCCTTCGTGAATAACCAAAGAAGAACATACTCTATACTAAGAATAGCATTGTCCGTGTTATTCCTGGCTACATTTGGAGTATTTACAGCTTCTGGTCATGTAGCACCGCAGCCTTCTCAAATCTCTATTGAGCAGGTTGATAGTAGTAACAAGAATTCATCCGGGCAATCTGCGGTAAGTGTTTTTGCTCCGTATTTCAGCGAAATATCAAGAACGCTGGATGTTCAATTTTATATCAATTATCTGATTAGCTACAATCATCATTTAGTAGTAAAATTCACTACTGAGCTAAACAAGAGGTATAGATTTAATACCATTGCCCATTTCAGGCAGTTAAATCGATTTCATATAAATTCTGAAGACCCCTTCATTTCCTAATTCAAGGGAGAATCCCATCTCCACATTAAAAGTTAGTAATTGATTGATCACCTGTCAGCTCGGCTATGAGCCTGACCACTATCGTATTTTAAATGAAACGTATTCAGAAGTTAATAAAGCTTATTGGCTTTATTATTATCCTTTGTTTGGCATCCATTGGCCTGGGGTTTAATGCTGCAATTCTGCCTAATGTCAAACGCCAAGATTCTAATG
This genomic window contains:
- a CDS encoding DUF4442 domain-containing protein, whose protein sequence is MNTTKIVQKAKTSSFYLWLLNFGLTRMIPFNKPHGFKVVEISDTKIRTKLPYKYLNFNHIKGLHACALATLSEFSTGFLMISRLDPKKYRIILKTLEMEYHYQGKMDGIGTFEINDAWLETKVYKPLESADSTVVVCEIKIHDTDGNHLTTGKVHWQVKSWDKVKTKVN
- a CDS encoding NAD(P)/FAD-dependent oxidoreductase, translated to MISYWEKESFIEYDAVIIGSGIVGLSTAISLKEKSPNLSILVLERGLLPTGASTKNAGFACFGSLTELINDLNTIGESGTLELVNERWEGLKKLRSRIGDENFDYYNNGGYELIREKEMKYLDKIEEVNELLSLLFDKPVFQLSESKIKEFGFNESDIKSMIFNQYEGQIHTGKMMSQLIKIAQKLGVSIWTGAEVQNIIDSGDQVEIDVKNNTNNLTLKAGKVAVCTNAFTNKLINNLDIAPGRGIVLVTKPIKDLPFQGVFHIDEGYYYFRNEGKRVIFGGGRNMDFKSETTTSLEINQQIEQELRRQLKEIILPNHHFEVEHTWAGIMAFGENKVPIFKEYTKNIHLGVRLGGMGVAIGSQMGEKLAQKML
- the nhaC gene encoding Na+/H+ antiporter NhaC, which codes for MDKNHKVPSLGLSLLPILFLVVLLASNVYIFSDDASYGPNQMGLIFAATFAGILSIRLNYRWEEILDGIVKSISSAMSAILILLMIGSLAGTWLISGVVPAMIYYGLEILNPSIFLFAACVSSAVVSLATGSSWSTAATMGIALMGIGQALGLSEGMIAGAIISGAYFGDKMSPLSDTTNLAPAMAGTDLFTHIRYMALTTGPSIIITLIIFLGLGFTADGNSSLGTVNEVQQAIASKFEINLFLFIVPALVIFLIIKKMPALPALLLGTVLAAVFAVIFQPQIISELAGGGDYGLASGYEVVMRAMFTEINIATGNGMVDELLTSSGMEGMLSTVWLIVCAMIFGGIMESNGMLRKIADSIIKVAHSTGSLVAATAGTCITFNLTASDQYIAIVVPGRMFRQEYSDRGLAPENLSRTLEDSGTVTSVLIPWNTCGAYQSSVLGCSPYAFAPYCFFNIISPFMTILFAYANIKIKRIEKED
- a CDS encoding 3'-5' exonuclease; this translates as MFAATINNDEINELELERFEGNITVVEDVEALKKVVAILQKESALGFDTESKPAFKKGEYNHISLLQFSTENEAYLIRVNKTGITPELKRLLESEKITKVGVALRDDIKDLRKLSPMNPKGFAELNHLVKEIGIESNGLRKLTAIILGFRISKNAQVSNWEKEELTEKQIYYAATDAWVCIKMYNKLVKQGWLEAVSK